The Humulus lupulus chromosome 3, drHumLupu1.1, whole genome shotgun sequence genome window below encodes:
- the LOC133821032 gene encoding uncharacterized protein LOC133821032 isoform X2 — MRLLTLIIKTKITEGNSVICDGEKRALGARARDIVSSIGFGERKRGRVGFRHYARSNESTSGLCKRGSSSKLYRPIVLVCDVLNSYIDSETKGRMAIYATAQLRKTSEIIFIAV; from the exons ATGCGTCTTCTCACGCTCATTATCAAAACAAAAATTACAG AGGGAAATAGTGTAATCTGTGATGGAGAGAAAAGGGCTCTCGGCGCACGGGCTCGCGACATTGTGAGCTCTATCGGCTTTGGAGAACGGAAGCGGGGCAGGGTGGGGTTCAGGCACTATGCTCGGTCAAATG AATCTACTAGTGGACTTTGCAAGAGAGGTTCTTCGAGCAAGCTCTATAG GCCAATTGTTTTGGTTTGTGATGTTCTGAACTCTTACATTGATTCAGAAACCAAAGGGAGAATGGCAATATATGCCACTGCACAACTAAGAAAAACTTCCGAGATTATATTTATTGCAGTATGA
- the LOC133821031 gene encoding early nodule-specific protein 2-like: MRKSTKSFVNEAAQQDYEKMAAEVERSQNERQSQQQSEASLNVSGVDSSPVDQYEILSKVLGERSDYQRGVGYRAKGKAKRTSSSSTDQSQSQANTAASPNEDMRVMALLVKAIRETFETSTTVHPSKLYNPMFDSFLQRHLPPQSEGASSSQSPSQQYQPPSQQYQPPSQQYQPPSHQQYQPPSQQQFQPPSQYLPQQLYQPHPMYPPHMSSQQPPQYQNQYIFGTHSQSPPQYFSFTDFPGGSMQPPPQPQPRDLFGDLTLGRSSQPPYIPSPPPPPPPQPPPPPPPSSQPSSSQPDQNVEDEDNFNINLNDFL; this comes from the exons atgagaaaatcgacaaaatcttttgtcaatgaggcagctcaacaagattat gaaaaaatggcggctgaggttgagaggtcacagaatgagaggcaaagtcaacagcagagtgaggcatctctaaatgtatctggtgttgattcgtccccggtcgatcaatacgagatactaagtaaagtactcggggagagatctgactaccaaagaggagtgggttatagggcgaaagggaaggcaaaaaggacatcctctagctctacagatcaaagtcagtcccaagcaaatactgctgcttcgcctaatgaagatatgagagttatggctttgctggtgaaggcaattcgtgagacatttgagacttcgacaactgtgcatcccagtaaactgtataacccaatgtttgacagttttctgcagaggcatttgccaccacaatccgaaggtgCTTCGTCTTCTCAGTCTCCGtcacagcagtatcagcctccgtcacagcagtatcagcctccttcacagcagtatcagcctccttcacatcagcagtatcagcctccttcacagcagcagttccagcctccttcacagtatctgccgcagcagctgtaccagcctcatccaatgtatccgccacatatgtcgtcgcaacaacctcctcagtatcaaaaccaatacattttTGGAACCCATTCTCAGtctcctccacaatattttagttttaccgattttccaggaggatcgatgcagcctccgccacagccacagcctcgagatctgtttggggacctcacgctcggacgatcatcacaaccaccatatattccttcaccgccaccgccaccgccgccacagccaccgccaccgccaccgccatCGTCACAGCCATCATCCTCACAGCCagaccaaaatgttgaagatgaggacaatttcaatattaatcttaatgactttctttag
- the LOC133821032 gene encoding uncharacterized protein LOC133821032 isoform X1: MRLLTLIIKTKITEGNSVICDGEKRALGARARDIVSSIGFGERKRGRVGFRHYARSNESTSGLCKRGSSSKLYRNQRENGNICHCTTKKNFRDYIYCSMMLFVEGTSVIHTSHISFGLSFYE, from the exons ATGCGTCTTCTCACGCTCATTATCAAAACAAAAATTACAG AGGGAAATAGTGTAATCTGTGATGGAGAGAAAAGGGCTCTCGGCGCACGGGCTCGCGACATTGTGAGCTCTATCGGCTTTGGAGAACGGAAGCGGGGCAGGGTGGGGTTCAGGCACTATGCTCGGTCAAATG AATCTACTAGTGGACTTTGCAAGAGAGGTTCTTCGAGCAAGCTCTATAG AAACCAAAGGGAGAATGGCAATATATGCCACTGCACAACTAAGAAAAACTTCCGAGATTATATTTATTGCAGTATGATGCTTTTTGTTGAGGGTACAAGCGTCATACACACTTCTCATATATCATTTGGTTTGTCATTTTATGAATAA
- the LOC133823844 gene encoding uncharacterized protein LOC133823844: MIHLVLHLQEEAILGGPNRNTILINSEHLQEIKQKYPDGDHDRLHRKNFRSWFHKKIYDLHKLGSLDNGDELLALASGSDHLSTFYQGCIVNGVRFIAHDRDKKRTTQNSGVSAAGTEGFNFYGTLEEVVILSFTGAYSVALFRCKWFNTNPRMKKTVIENNVTSINVNGEWYKDEPYILATQAKQVFYLDDLLRGRDWKVVEDVNHRQIWDIKDNSDEVNDVIDVVHETSSSNFLLTVDLGELIMQSDQPAAYVGADEDGDDEADMSEHEDVADAEDELVVELCEDENVSPITDGNDSDYSV, from the exons atgattcatttggtattgCATTTGCAAGAAGAAGCAATATTGGGTGGtccg aatcgtaacactattctaattaacagcgaacacctacaagagattaaacaaaaatacccagatggtgatcatgatcgtttgcataggaaaaatttccgttcgtggtttcataaaaag atatatgacctgcacaagcttgggtctttggataacggtgatgaactgttagctttagcatctgggtcagatcatttgtcaaccttttaccaaggttgtatagtcaatggtgttcgatttattgcacacgatcgagacaaaaagcgcaccacacagaatagtggagtgtctgctgccggaacagaaggttttaatttttacggcacgcttgaagaagtggtgatactttctttcactggtgcatattcagtggcattatttcggtgcaaatggtttaatacaaatccaagaatgaagaaaacagtcattgaaaataatgtcaccagtataaacgtcaatggtgaatggtacaaagatgagccgtacatacttgctactcaagctaagcaagttttctatctcgatgatttacttagaggtcgtgattggaaagttgtagaagatgtgaatcatcgacagatttgggacattaaggacaattctgatgaggttaatgatgttattgatgttgtacatgaaacaagttcatcaaattttttgttgactgtggacctcggagagttgattatgcaatctgatcaacctgctgcatatgttggagctgatgaagatggtgacgacgaagctgatatgtcagaacatgaggacgttgcagatgcagaagatgaattggttgttgaactttgtgaagatgaaaatgtgtctccgattactgatggaaatgatagtgattactctgtttag
- the LOC133823845 gene encoding potassium transporter 4-like, whose translation MGTSPLYVYSSTFSGKLQKHISQDAIFGAFSFIFWTLTLIPLLKYVFVLLSADDNGEGGTFALYSLLCRHAKFSLLPNQQAADEELTAYKYGPSSQHASSSPLKRLLEKHKRLRTALLVVVLFGACMVIGDGVLTPAISG comes from the exons atgggTACTTCACCTCTTTATGTTTACTCAAGCACATTTTCTGGGAAGTTACAGAAACATATTAGCCAAGATGCAATCTTTGGTGCTTTTTCATTTATCTTTTGGACTCTTACTCTTATCCCTTTGCTTAAGTATGTCTTTGTCTTACTCAGTGCTGATGATAATGGTGAAG GTGGGACCTTTGCTCTTTACTCACTGCTTTGCCGCCATGCTAAGTTTAGTTTGCTTCCCAACCAGCAAGCAGCTGATGAAGAGCTCACTGCCTATAAATATGGTCCATCTTCTCAGCATGCTAGTTCCTCTCCCTTGAAGAGACTTTTGGAGAAGCATAAAAGGTTAAGGACTGCCCTTTTAGTTGTTGTGTTGTTTGGAGCTTGCATGGTCATTGGTGATGGTGTCCTTACTCCTGCTATCTCAGGTTAA